The following proteins come from a genomic window of Alosa alosa isolate M-15738 ecotype Scorff River chromosome 2, AALO_Geno_1.1, whole genome shotgun sequence:
- the ca4a gene encoding carbonic anhydrase 4a: MQSLISSFFMALFFEMSYGGDWCYQSQSPCETHCKGPLEWHEVNPECGRQRQSPINIVTKKTLPDERLTPFEFKGYEHAFKPTLKNNGHSVKVEIKHEANVRGGDLDGVYKAVQFHLHWGKNGGPGSEHTVDGEQYPMELHIVHMKEKYSSLGDALKDPSGVAVLGFFYEPSTAVNRNYEPFISTLGSVVNKDAVAEFPHSVSLHQLILNEVNMTSYYRYLGSLTTPGCTEAVVWTVFEHAIPLAKSQLSEFSRLKFDGGKSMVDTFRPVQPLNGRLVYRSGSATVLSSAALLVGAVVMALRLSHPN; the protein is encoded by the exons atTGGTGCTACCAAAGTCAATCACCTTGTGAGACGCATTGTAAGG GACCCCTTGAGTGGCATGAGGTCAATCCAGAGTGTGGACGCCAGAGGCAGTCTCCCATTAACATTGTGACCAAGAAGACCCTGCCTGATGAACGCCTCACGCCCTTTGAGTTCAAGGGCTACGAGCACGCCTTCAAACCCACCCTCAAAAACAATGGCCACTCTG TGAAGGTGGAGATCAAGCATGAGGCAAATGTGCGTGGAGGAGACTTGGATGGGGTCTACAAGGCTGTCCAGTTCCATCTGCACTGGGGCAAGAATGGCGGGCCGGGGTCAGAGCACACAGTGGATGGGGAGCAGTACCCTATGGAG CTGCATATTGTTCACATGAAGGAGAAATACAGCTCTCTTGGCGATGCCCTGAAGGACCCCAGTGGTGTAGCAGTTCTTGGGTTCTTCTACGAG CCGTCAACAGCTGTCAATAGAAATTATGAACCTTTCATATCAACTCTGGGAAGCGTCGTTAACAAAG ATGCCGTAGCAGAATTCCCACATTCCGTTTCCCTACATCAGCTCATCCTCAACGAGGTCAACATGACCAGCTACTACCGCTACTTGGGCTCTCTCACCACCCCGGGCTGTACAGAGGCTGTGGTCTGGACTGTGTTTGAGCATGCCATCCCTCTTGCCAAGAGCCAG CTCAGTGAATTCTCCAGACTAAAGTTCGACGGTGGGAAAAGCATGGTCGACACATTCCGGCCGGTGCAGCCACTCAACGGACGGCTGGTGTACCGATCGGGCAGCGCTACCGTTCTGTCCAGCGCCGCCCTCCTGGTGGGTGCTGTGGTCATGGCCCTCCGCCTGTCTCACCCCAActaa